TCCTGCTGGGTGAGGAAAGTCATTCCTTCCTTAAGTTCGACCCCTTCAGGGAAATTCGATTTGGCCGTAATCTTTACACCCTCCTCAACATATTCACCGTAGGCCTCTGCCGCTTCGAGTTCGATCGTCGCCTTTTCGCCTGCTTCCATGGTGGATAACTTTTCTTCCACCTTGGGAAACATATGGTCCGATGAACCGAGGAAGGAATAAGGGTGCTGGTCTTCCGTACTGTCCTGTATGGTTCCTTTTTCATCGGTTATTTTATAGTGAATGGTTGCTACTTTTGTTGCTTCTATAGACATAGCTTCTCCTTCTTTGTTATCGATTTTATAATGCTTTATGCCATCTGATCGCTTAGTCT
This genomic interval from Deltaproteobacteria bacterium contains the following:
- a CDS encoding peptidylprolyl isomerase, translating into MSIEATKVATIHYKITDEKGTIQDSTEDQHPYSFLGSSDHMFPKVEEKLSTMEAGEKATIELEAAEAYGEYVEEGVKITAKSNFPEGVELKEGMTFLTQQDGHEVPVTVKKIEEENITIDFNHPLAGQKLKMELELVEIRDATEDEMAHGHVHGPGCSH